In a genomic window of Branchiostoma floridae strain S238N-H82 chromosome 19, Bfl_VNyyK, whole genome shotgun sequence:
- the LOC118406372 gene encoding RE1-silencing transcription factor-like isoform X2 — protein sequence MSRKQEFICGLSHKVTIAVLPRLNIEELFFELNRRKVEKEKSIKDRLVSILRDVMLEEYRQWDRRSQVSSPGETTIFRQNHETATMQENVPINYTETLLPKTISPDASQHSSGPDNVLKKENDTSNEMLMHTNLKELHVDADQAHLTVPQQDQLCIMPSPSSPTLPPCDAPLIQSNNTADSRIKEEDFAMTTEGEVGKPCHDEYNIDTSKFSTQKLNTLNSMNTSYSETPLESNTPVEEAPSARCYLPPDNGDVPLENGCHMFEDDQIKQTSQASNHDATEDYTDDRETADSGLEHSGEESNEQSSEEKPFAHSFSKNIYRRRHKEEMPFMCGECGYRASSKHRLVGHMRTHTGEKPFKCNQCNYKTSFKGNLVQHIKRHTDAEPYRCELCDYQAYQKFLIDRHVMCHSGVKPYKCEECDYKTAQKGNLTRHKRQHTGERPYSCQRCDYKAGDRSNLAKHIKNKHH from the coding sequence ATGTCCAGAAAACAAGAATTCATCTGTGGCCTCTCGCACAAGGTGACCATAGCAGTCCTCCCCAGACTGAACATTGAGGAGCTGTTTTTTGAACTCAACAGACGAAAAGTCGAAAAGGAGAAaagcatcaaggacaggctggTCAGTATCCTTAGGGATGTGATGTTGGAGGAATACCGTCAGTGGGATAGGAGGTCACAAGTCAGTTCTCCAGGCGAAACCACCATATTTAGGCAAAATCATGAGACAGCTACCATGCAAGAGAACGTTCCGATTAACTACACTGAAACACTGTTACCAAAGACTATAAGTCCTGATGCCTCACAGCATAGTTCTGGACCGgataatgttttaaaaaaggaaaatgatacAAGCAATGAAATGCTCATGCATACAAATTTGAAGGAGCTCCACGTTGATGCCGACCAAGCACATCTGACCGTTCCACAACAAGATCAACTTTGTATCATGCCTAGTCCAAGTTCACCAACACTTCCTCCATGCGATGCCCCTCTGATACAATCAAATAACACAGCAGACTCTCGCATTAAAGAAGAAGACTTTGCTATGACGACTGAGGGTGAAGTAGGTAAACCTTGTCATGATGAATATAACATTGACACTTCTAAATTTAGTACGCAGAAACTGAATACTCTTAATTCAATGAATACCTCTTACTCGGAGACACCTTTGGAAAGCAATACACCCGTTGAGGAAGCACCTTCGGCGCGTTGTTATCTGCCTCCAGACAACGGTGACGTACCTTTGGAAAACGGATGCCACATGTTTGAAGATGACCAAATCAAGCAAACGTCTCAAGCTTCAAACCATGATGCAACTGAAGACTATACTGATGACAGAGAGACTGCGGACAGCGGACTTGAGCATAGTGGGGAAGAAAGTAATGAGCAAAGTAGCGAGGAAAAACCTTTCGCACACAGTTTCTCCAAGAATATATATAGGCGACGCCACAAAGAAGAAATGCCTTTTATGTGTGGCGAATGTGGTTACAGGGCATCTAGTAAGCACCGGCTTGTcggacacatgagaacacacactggcgagaaaccatTCAAGTGTAATCAATGCAACTACAAGACGTCATTCAAAGGTAACCTAGTCCAGCATATAAAAAGGCACACAGACGCagaaccttacagatgtgaacTTTGTGACTACCAAGCCTACCAAAAGTTTCTAATTGATAGACACGTAATGTGCCACTCTGgtgtgaaaccctacaaatgtgaggaatgtGACTACAAGACAGCTCAAAAGGGCAATCTTACCAGACACAAGAGgcagcacaccggtgagagaccctacagttGTCAAAGGTGTGACTACAAGGCAGGAGATAGGTCCAACCTCGCCAAgcatataaaaaataaacaccatTGA
- the LOC118406374 gene encoding histone-lysine N-methyltransferase PRDM9-like — protein sequence MFWLESSMSIQREFICGLSHEVTIAVLPRLNMEELMFELNRRIQNLDNENSIKDRLVSILRDVMLEEYSLLERKSEVNSPDETNIPVQNQETATMQGNVLTACAETKVSHTASHEASQQSSGLDIAIKKENNVSSEVLVHTKELELDTDNVHLTVTQQDQICNMPSPVSPTIFACNTIPIHMDNTADSRIKEEDFDMMTEDESGGPCHDEFTFDTNASSTQVFHVLDTLNPMNTSCTENTVESDTHRPSKETALTSCQLHPDDGDVNIRMECHLLQDEQIVKISQPSKSDQTENYTNDRARETGFINSGHVHEHSRKDSSEEIPLARCEPTPDQDSENISSHLPDNDSRLDAKGYVCDVYGFNTTPPRYIYEHKKRHKGEKPFMCGECDYRAYHNCRLVEHMRKHTGEKPFKCKECSYSTAYKGDLVKHLRYHTSERPYSCQECDYKTKDRSNLAKHIRNKHQ from the coding sequence CATGTCCATACAACGGGAGTTCATCTGTGGCCTCTCGCACGAGGTGACCATAGCAGTCCTCCCCAGACTGAACATGGAGGAGCTGATGTTTGAACTCAACAGAAGGATCCAAAACCTGGACAATGagaacagcatcaaggacaggttGGTCAGTATCCTTAGGGACGTGATGTTGGAGGAATACAGTCTGTTGGAAAGGAAGTCAGAAGTCAATTCTCCAGACGAAACGAACATACCTGTGCAAAATCAGGAGACAGCTACCATGCAAGGGAACGTTCTGACTGCGTGCGCTGAAACAAAGGTATCACATACTGCAAGTCATGAAGCCTCACAGCAGAGTTCTGGGCTGGACATTGCGATAAAGAAGGAAAACAATGTAAGCAGTGAAGTGCTCGTGCATACAAAGGAACTTGAACTTGATACCGACAATGTACATCTAACAGTTACACAACAAGATCAAATTTGCAACATGCCCAGTCCAGTCTCACCAACAATCTTTGCATGCAATACCATTCCGATACACATGGATAACACAGCAGATTCCCGCATTAAAGAGGAAGACTTTGATATGATGACTGAGGATGAATCAGGGGGACCTTGTCATGACGAATTTACTTTTGACACTAATGCATCCAGTACGCAGGTATTTCATGTACTGGATACACTTAATCCAATGAATACTTCTTGTACAGAGAACACTGTGGAAAGCGATACACACAGACCCAGCAAGGAAACAGCCTTGACTTCTTGTCAACTGCATCCCGACGACGGTGACGTAAATATAAGAATGGAATGCCATCTGTTACAGGATGAACAAATCGTGAAGATTTCTCAACCTTCAAAATCTGATCAAACTGAAAACTATACTAATGACAGAGCTAGAGAAACTGGTTTCATCAACAGCGGACATGTACATGAGCATAGTAGAAAAGACAGTAGTGAGGAAATACCTTTGGCTCGTTGTGAACCGACTCCAGACCAGGATTCTGAGAACATCTCGTCTCATCTTCCTGACAATGACTCACGACTAGATGCCAAAGGCTACGTGTGTGACGTTTACGGATTCAACACAACACCTCCACGCTATATTTATGAGCATAAGAAACGTCACAAAGGAGAAAAACCTTTCATGTGCGGCGAATGTGATTACAGGGCATACCACAATTGTCGGCTTGTCGaacacatgagaaaacataccggtgagaaaccgttTAAATGTAAGGAGTGTTCCTACAGCACAGCTTATAAGGGCGATCTTGTTAAACACCTGAGGTATCACACAAGTGAAAGACCCTACAGTTGTCAAGAGTGTGATTACAAGACAAAAGATAGGTCCAACCTCGCCAAGCATATCAGAAACAAACACCAGTGA